The Cannabis sativa cultivar Pink pepper isolate KNU-18-1 chromosome 8, ASM2916894v1, whole genome shotgun sequence genomic interval aaaataaaaacaacaagtaAAATAATAAGACCAACAATAAATTCCGAACAACAAAATCTACAAACACGaccatataaataacataataaatacaaataaatagtaCGAAAATAGttgcaaatttcgaaaaataaaacataacaagAGACATAACAATAACATAGAATTACAAGAGCACTACCTAAAACGGACttacaacaaaataaaccacACAAAGTAACTAAAACCTAGTTACATTGTCTACTTATCTACCTTCTCCTCACTATCAGTGGCATCATCATCACTGccattatcatttttttcttttgagtcaGAATCTTCATCGGCTTGATCATCCTTCTCTTCACCTTCACTACCCTCCCCTTCGTCATCACCCATAACATTCTCTTCTTCATTTTCATCGGTTTCTTGCATTCATTTAAATCAAAATCGCTTCATCACCACCTCCATCATCATCATTGGAAGAGTCACTGCCTTTTTCCTATATTGaaattacatattaaattagtataaaacaacttaaaaaaaaccgaaaaacaactattgaaaaactaaaataccTTGGCATAGGAATTGGCAAAAACAAGAGAAAACTCGTGTCCGCATTGAAGCCATCCGAGCACCAAAAGAAACAACCGTGCGTACACAAACTCTttcaactcaaccaaatcagatGAAATCTTCTGTTGGGAAGTATGCAACGAATCGATCTTGACCTCCAACCCATGAAATTTCTCAGAAAAGGCCTCAAGCTTGACAGAAATGTCACTCCGAGCAACGAGTTGGCTCTTCGGGGACGGGAAGACTCTTGTAAGAGTTGAAGTCGGTGTCGAACTTGAAACCGCTcggttcaaagctttgaactcaccgGTAGTGGGCCTCATATTTGAAAGTTGCACTCGATCAAAAAAcaccaaaattaaaatttcaattataaagattaataataataaaaaacaacacaaaaacaactacTGAAAAACCAAATTACAACAAACAGATATACCTTATCTTTGGAAACATCAAAGATAGTAGTCTTCAAAACTTTGAAAGTAGGTTGACTATTGCATGTCCACTGAGTGATCCTTGGAATACGAGAGCTTTCCTTTTGGCAGTACTTACCTTTCATGTACTTACAACACTCGTAGAACCAAACTTGAAGAACATGAGGACAACCAATCAAAGTGTAAAAAACACTCGGCCTCTTTCCCGAACTCTTTGCCTTCCTAACCCCCTCAACCCAACTATCAAGCTTACCCTTCAATGAGGAAATAGTCAATTCAAAAGAACTCCTACCAAGCAAATTCATTGTACCTCCCACTATCTACAACATCTAAAATAGACTTGGGTACATTTTTATGCTTAGTGCCACTAAGCAAGAACCACTCCACGAAATACAAAACTGCCAACTTCACAGCATCCTCATCAGAATCACCccacctcttggtggtaaaacatTCCCTAACAGATTCCTTAGTGATAGAGGACGAAGTTGGCCAATATCTTTCACaaagactattaacctcttgctTAAAATCTAAGACACTACAGTCACCTTCACAGTCTAACCCAGTAATCAATGCAAATTCCTCAATGCTAAACCTAAGCCTAACACCGCGTATCATAACCCACAACTCAGCATCATTAGGTTGCTGAACCTCTCGGAGCAACAACCCATGAAACACTTGGGGTTGAACTTTAAAATCGGGAAGGTCAAGGAAATGACCAAAACaggtttttgaaaagatttcaaGCTGTACATCTGAAAGACAAGATTTAATGTTCTCTATCACTCGGAAAGTAGCAGTGGAAAAGGCTTTAGCAATGAACGATTCTTCTGGTCATATATATAATCCCATTCCTGTAGcaatataaacaaaataaatcaggacaaaaacaaaaaaaactaaaaaaaaaatagaaaacaaataataaaaataatattttttttttaaaaaaaagacacCTTAGCAGGATTTTTCTTTGGTAGGTCAAATCCTTCAACCTTCACTGAGGTCCTAGCATGGACCtgcaacaaaaaagaaaaacaaaagcaaCAAATCTTAGATACAATAACAATGAATATATGAAAATGTAGTAACCAAATTACAGCCaataaaaaacctaaaaacaacgTTTTCCTAAACCCTTACAGTATGATAAATGTAAGAGATAAAcaactttcaaaaaaatataaacaactaaaataaaaacaacactgTACAAACTCGTTGTTATGAAATTTCGAAAATGGTAGTCGATAATAGTAGTGTGACAAACAACCGAGAAAAAACTGACAATAAACATATACAAAACTAAAGAATAAACTGAAAGATCTGGTTGCAATTGAAATTAGTAAAATGCTTTTCAATACCAATAGTGTGTAAAACAACCGAAAACAAATTCACAAAAAACATATAACCAACCAATGGGGAAAAGCAATTCAAAACTGTGACAAAATACGAATTGAACCGGGTTTTTTTCAACAACCAAACAACAActgaataaaaacaacaaaacaacatcaACCACAATACATGACAGAAATACATAAAGAACaccaaaaaaacataaaaacatccTAATAAACACCTAAACCAGTGACCTAAAAAGCTCATGTAAAAATTAACACAATAAAATGAAACCAAGCAAATTTAAATTACCTTTGATTCAACTTTGGGCTTTTGGTCCTCACCATGCACTTCATCCTCAAAATCGGAATCTGAGGAAACCTAGAACAAAAAATGGGGAAAACTTTAAATCATCAAATGTAACACCAGAAATAAAACAACcagaaaaaaactaaagaaaaatttaaaaacaacaaagagaAACTTACATCGCGTGCAGACTTGGAAATTTTTGCTCTCTTAGTCTTAGGAGCATCTACTTTAACAGGAAGGGCTCTTTTCTTAGAGGCCGATGTCTCTGGAACATCAGCCACTAaatttttagcaattttttttaaccccATTTTAGGTTCGACTTTGGAAGTAACAGCTGGAGCCTTCTTCGATTTTTTAGAAACTTTCTTCGCCGGAGATGGTGATTTCGAACCACTTCTAGTGGTTGCCATTTATATAGAGAAAAAATAGAGGAGGAAGACAATGTAGGTTGAGGAAAACGTGGGTGAGggcttggagaaggtgatcgtgGGAAGAAAAAATTGGTTAGGGCTTGATAATGGTGATCGTGGGAAGCTCTGTTTGAAGAGTGGCTGAATAAGGTagatgaaaaattcaaaaaaaaaaaaaaagaaaggattTATGAGGTGGCGTGCGTGTACGTGTGTAAGGAAGAAGGGAAaaggtaaaattataattattaaactttttgaaaagtaaaattgaaaaatgtaaaagttaaaaatgtttaaaaaaccGTGTAaggataaaaatgtaaaaaaggtGTCAATTTTGACATGAGGTGTAAAAATCTCCATAATTATCTCACAAACAATTAACTCTTATCCACCTAACCATTATTTAGCACACATTTGACGAGCTACGTTTAAAGGTACCTCACTCATTGGTCATTGGTGATACCCCAACATCTTTCCTTAGCGGGACACAAACATACTCTTTGATTTTAGTTGTTGTGAACCTTCAAAATTAGGTTCTATAGCATTACGAGTCTAATTATTCTTGGTAGTGtactaaaaaaaaagaaaaaattattcttgGTAGCACAATATTTATGTGGTTGTGATTTGAGGTCATTAATTCATATCACACACTACATAACAGCAAGAAcatgaatttgaatttgaatgcaCATTTTTATTCTAAAAGAATTTACCTTACTAGATTAGTGTTATGAGCATTAGTTTATTTAGTTGGAGGGACattaaagaaaagagagaaaaaaagggCTGGTGGTGGTAGTGTTTCACGCGTATGAAGGTGTGTGGATGTTGGTGAGCCACCCCTTGCCAGCTGGCTGTCGGGGGGAGGTCCCCAGATCCCTCTCCCCCTCGCTCTGCACGTGACTTACCACCTCACtcctcatctctctctctctctctctaaaaggCCATCGCTTTCCTCGTCGATCAATTATATCAATCCAAACAACCTAAAAAAATCAAATCCCTCTCCCTCCTTCCCTCCCTCTTTGCCTCTCTCTTCCTCGTTTCCATcactcttctctttctctctcatataaatataatttatgtagGTTTTCTTCTTATATTGTTTCATCAAGTCTTTCCTTTCCTCATTCTTCGATACATTTCACACAGACGTATATATCGTATTGTGTTATATGTATTAGGATTTGCTCGTAATGTTAGGGGTTTTGGTGTTTGGATGATGCTTCGGATGCGGACCAAATGAGATTCAAATGCTATTGTGTGCAAAACCAGATTGGATTTCTAATGCCTGGATCTGCTGGCGGTAATCGTGTTGTTCAATTTAGTTGTTTCAATTTCTGTATTAGCGATTGCTTCCGTGGTGAAATTACTTATTGTTGTGATTGTGATGATGGTTGATTTtgtttatttacttttaattgatatgattctcattttgattaaTTAAGCTAAGATGTAGATTTGCATAGAAATTCGGTGTCAAAATCGTAATGTGTTGCGGTATGGAGGCATCGgcgttaaattattttaaattaggaATAATGGGTTATGGTTAGAGATCTGGGAATTCACTCTAATTTAGGTTTCATTTCTTATGTTGGGTTATTTGAGCTTGCGTGATTGATAATCCGGGACATTTGTTGGACCTAGTTGTGGGAAGTCGTTCCAATTGTGATTGTACTGGTTTTCATTGGCTGCATTGGCATCAGCATGAATTGGAGGATTTAAGCTTATCTCAAGTGCTTTTTTGGGACTTGGTTAGTTAAACGAGATACTTCTGGGGCTGGAAAGTGATCACTGTTAGTTTATCTGTTGCTTATATATTTTGTCAGAGAGTTGTTATGTTTCAAAAGATGCAGTTAGTTGATGACACGAAGTACTAGAATTGATAGGGTGGAATGAAATGTAGAAGCTTTAAGCCATTAAGAAGCAGTTAAACTGTGTTTTAGGCATTATGTGCCAATGGAAAACTATGAAATGTGtggttaaaagaaaaaaaaaagtatgtggGTTACATACATAGCTGAAGTATAGAACATGTGGATAATTGTTtgataacaaataataaaatagaacttATAAACTTCAAAATGACTGCATGATTAAATAGCAATGAAGATTAGTTATGCACAACTTGTGCCAAGCTAAGTACGAGACTGATTGTTTGTAATTTTTAGGAAACATAATATCCTTGTTCTGTCTCATGAATATACAAGTAAATGTCACCTTATTCTCTCTCATGAAGAAAAGTGAAAGTTAGCCATTTTTATTACAACTTGTTTATCTAGCGGCCATTTATGTGATGTTGAAATGAATGATGTTGAGCATTTTTGGAATAGTACCAACTTGTCTATCTATCGGTCATTTATGTGATGTTGAATGAATGATGTTCAACATTTTCGGAATAGTACCAACGTGTCAATAGTATTTAACAGTTATGTATTTTTGTGTACATCGCTTTTGTACCAGGAAAGAAGTTTGTACTTTCACTAACAATGGGCACACCATCAATTCCCACTTTTTTCTTATGCTTAACATTATTGTTGAGATTTATGATATAAGTTGCTTATTTTTTGTGGAATTGATTGATGATAAATGGGTGAAGTTGATTATGTCATAAAAATTTAACGAGTGACTATAATGAAGGACAATTGTCCTCAATTAGATCCATGAAAGGGAGGGTACTAAACATAAGTAAGATAAAAAAAGGGTTAAAGGTTTGTTTTAGTGTTATTGTAGTCATGTTAGGCTATCAAATTTCACTGAGATGTATTATATCAAGATTGAGCCATTAGATTTGTTGATACGAAGAGCTAATTGctcttttttatttacttttatttttgtattttattttcttcttatattaaatattcaatatcaTTTTATTGCTGTAATGCGCTTGTAGCATATCTTTATTGATCTTGCAATAGTCTGGTATATTGTTCATCCTAAACAGTATCTTTCAGTCTAGAAATGTTTGATGGCTTCATTTTTaactgtttttatttatttatttgttttgatGTGAACTTGTCTTGTATAGGTCCTATGGCCTCCAGCTTGAAGAAATCAGTAGGATTAAAGTTGTCAAGTCTTGTTGCGTTGCCTAAGAATTAATCTTCGCTTGAGAAATCTTTTATGGGGTGAGAAGTGGGGGCGAAATGGTTTTGCATTCCAAATATTTAAAGACATGGAGGAGACACGAGATGACGCAGGGCCAGTTGAGCATAGGCCTTCAAATGCTTCATGGTGGCCATCAGATTTCATCGATAAATTTGGATCTGCTACTTTGGGATCCCAGGAAGAGACCTTGAGCAATACTGAATCACCTAGACATTTTGATCAAGATGTATTATCATCTCAGAAAGCATCTCAAATTCTATGGCACAGTGGAATGCTTTCTGAACCAATTCCAAATGGTTTCTATTCTGTTGTTCCGGTGAGGATTGCTGGTAGTTATGTTGGCATAAATAATTCACTAAATGTAGATTTTCTTTAGTTTAGATCTTCTAAATTTGTTAGATGAACTAGTGCTTAAAAGCTATAAATCATGAAAGCAGATATGTAATataattttgttgattttattgttATGCAACGATATACAGGAGAAAAGGCTTAAGGATACTTTTGATGATATTCCTACTCTTGATGAGCTTCATGCATTGAGAGGAGAAGGTTATAAAGCTGATATCATTCTTGTAGATGCTTCTAAAGATAAGAAACTCTCTATGCTGAAGCAACTAATCATGGCCCTAGTGAAAGGATTAAACTCAAATCCGGCTGCCATGATAAAAAAGATTGCAGTCTTGGTGAGAATTTATTAGTAACATTTTAGTTTTTCACGTTTTTTCAAATATAGTGTAAGACGAAGAAAtgattttaatttgttatatCATATGGCACACAATCCACCACACAACTTGTTTATTCTATGTGATATTCTTGTCATGATGCTAATGAGGCTGCATGTGGAGAAATATTAGTTTAGGCACGGTTAACTTTCTCACATTATTTATGTAGTTTGTGCAAAG includes:
- the LOC133030295 gene encoding uncharacterized protein LOC133030295, translated to MATTRSGSKSPSPAKKVSKKSKKAPAVTSKVEPKMGLKKIAKNLVADVPETSASKKRALPVKVDAPKTKRAKISKSARDVSSDSDFEDEVHGEDQKPKVESKVI